In Sphaeramia orbicularis chromosome 5, fSphaOr1.1, whole genome shotgun sequence, a genomic segment contains:
- the cfap92 gene encoding uncharacterized protein cfap92 has product MDVLTVEPESGHLNSLSDCDDGGDTGQKDVLPPQRDLLSTDHRLENGSSSAEEITTHADDSSYYVTWTVYIALAFPGGQDANVRKAPEKAKKITKDSSTAVVRAHKQQGCYHVEYKLLPGDTETVKLDLLLFGPVAKLYKEDEFKILRTWYEEDLTWVGWTDSFRVRVDRNVVISLLSHKIRLQIWNSKDKLFSQAQIERLKTLRLSQDQIEDTDVCGGVKTMINTLRTMYGKKSNTKKDKSEHSNLKESSKTDSKLPPHSETQKQTSDAFDFAEIKKTGVASVEISPVSLVAGDISLINSASVCSCGVIETMYHISLDTPLLSDQLKAELNPLVISILSATSMPSSPVPFHVLEENCTPVYCQYKFQNLDVHRTNYQKHGTKIYFRDVNVILTGLLNPRDLQEFLSGPPLEVEIHDRDRKLEETPKTPASFSSRLDETAPTKQRTTVFNHHGIASLNLSELLHGKTSLKVRIPIKCCHPPPLTDGRMTDGEASSEPIPQGHYLDANSVLKVKIETACPLNVKNDGCESESYEPPFGRIIYLFNYNNISVTTKLRSEILTINAEAFQLGSRSLENIERALSNYTLNFKCNESQDLDFVTGFHVLDKRTQIFVLEGLKHKAVRRLWEAIPMKLSGSEEEQVIVFYNSSLAFFRRIYDSLDMGLTPILLSEPLETIMREPLVYVRGTVPDSCFQALSRLSQLCGVRNLRNVVQYNLFPSADMILSLSKEYGTCADQRRQRPQANPQHAPPPVHRKRHKHLDANNIEYIKWKLRNQHMTLEQPRDFVQDNIIRVHELSEQLQKPEVTVLRMEEAAERPVHNYSIQTFNSNRLNKEQLQREMAKMPGRRFTYSQLYHSATAEPGDATPKPDPRSTAPTRIWFSTMRSDESKLHCNHPDEARVEELRKPWRENILHANILNPTLTRDRWAWDQRSQDFELYSKAPPFFSTPPVTIHQAGNSLHQEQTEAASAQYKRWLNKLLPSNSNNDLVGNGLVPEFKCHMGGTEKFQSILKDKPMKYSLRKPGLLLRPIPQLSVINSGDDRAEVKEAVALAPGPCLDCSLSSKNIIPRHSCR; this is encoded by the exons ATGGATGTTCTGACAGTGGAGCCAGAATCAGGCCACTTGAATTCACTTTCAGACTGTGATGATGGAGGGGACACAGGACAAAAGGACGTCCTTCCTCCTCAGAGAGATCTGTTGTCAACGGACCATAGGTTGGAAAATGGGTCAAGTTCAGCCGAGGAGATCACGACACACGCTGATGACAGCTCTTATTACGTCACATGGACAGTTTACATTGCACTAGCTTTTCCAGGGG GACAAGATGCCAATGTTCGCAAAGCTCCAGAAAAGGCAAAGAAAATAACCAAAGATTCGTCTACTGCTGTGGTTCGAGCCCATAAACAACAGGGCTGTTATCATGTTGAATATAAGCTACTGCCTGGTGACACAGAGACAGTGAAATTGGACCTTTTATTATTTGGACCGGTGGCAAAGCTGTACAAAGAGGATGAGTTCAAG ATTCTGAGGACATGGTATGAAGAAGATCTGACATGGGTTGGATGGACCGACAGTTTCAGGGTGAGAGTCGACAGGAACGTGGTGATCAGTCTACTTTCGCATAAGATCAGACTACAGATCTGGAACAGCAAAGACAAGCTGTTCAGTCAGGCCCAAATAGAACGACTGAAAACCCTCCGACTGTCTCAGGATCAGATTGAAGATACAGACGTGTGTG GTGGTGTCAAGACCATGATAAACACACTGAGAACTATGTATGGGAAGaaatcaaacacaaaaaaagacaaaagtgaaCATTCAAACTTGAAAGAAAGCTCAAAAACAG ACAGTAAATTGCCCCCGCATTCAGAAACTCAGAAACAGACAAGTGATGCTTTTGACTTTGCTGAAATCAAAAAAACCGGTGTGGCTTCGGTTGAAATCAGTCCCGTTAGTTTGGTAGCAG GTGACATCTCGTTGATCAACTCCGCCTCCGTCTGTTCATGTGGTGTAATTGAGACCATGTACCACATCTCTCTAGACACACCTTTACTATCTGACCAACTGAAGGCTGAACTCAATCCACTGGTCATCAGCATTTTATCAGCCACCTCCATGCCATCATCCCCAGTCCCTTTCCATGTCCTAGAG GAGAACTGCACGCCTGTATATTGCCAATATAAGTTCCAGAACCTCGATGTGCACAGAACTAACTATCAAAAGCACGGCACCAAAATCTACTTCAGAGATGTCAACGTGATCCTCACTGGCTTGCTCAACCCCAGAGACCTCCAGGAGTTCCTCTCTGGTCCGCCACTAGAGGTAGAGATCCACGACCGTGACAGGAAGTTGGAAGAAACGCCAAAAACTCCAGCAAGCTTCAGCAGCAGATTAGATGAAACGGCACCTACTAAACAGAGGACGACGGTTTTTAACCATCATGGTATCGCAAGTCTTAACCTCTCCGAGCTGCTACATGGGAAGACTAGTCTAAAGGTGCGCATACCGATCAAATGCTGCCATCCACCTCCTCTAACGGATGGGAGGATGACGGATGGAGAAGCTAGCAGCGAGCCAATACCTCAGGGCCACTACTTGGATGCCAATTCTGTGCTCAAAGTTAAGATTGAGACAGCTTGCCCTCTTAATGTCAAAAATGACGGCTGCGAATCGGAGTCGTACGAGCCTCCCTTTGGACGCATCATCTACCTCTTCAATTACAATAACATCTCCGTGACAACCAAGCTGAGGTCTGAGATCCTTACAATCAATGCGGAAGCCTTCCAATTGGGCTCACGCTCCTTGGAAAATATTGAGAGAGCCCTATCGAATTACACTTTGAATTTCAAGTGCAACGAGAGCCAGGATCTGGATTTTGTTACGGGATTCCATGTGCTAGATAAGAGGACACAAATCTTTGTTCTTGAAGGGTTGAAACATAAAGCAGTGAGGAGACTTTGGGAGGCTATCCCTATGAA GCTAAGTGGGAGTGAGGAGGAGCAGGTGATAGTCTTCTACAATTCTAGCCTGGCTTTCTTCAGACGCATCTATGACTCATTAGACATGGGCCTGACTCCTATCCTTCTGTCCGAGCCACTAGAGACCATCATGAGGGAGCCACTGGTCTATGTTAGAGGCACCGTCCCCGACTCCTGCTTCCAAGCTTTATCACG GCTGAGCCAGCTCTGTGGAGTACGGAACCTCAGAAATGTGGTGCAGTACAACCTCTTCCCGTCAGCTGACATGATCCTCAGCTTAAGCAAAGAATACGGCACCTGCGCCGATCAGAGGCGACAAAGACCGCAAGCAAACCCTCAACATGCTCCTCCACCTGTCCACAGGAAAAGACATAAACACCTGGACGCAAATAACATAGAATACATCAAATGGAAACTCCGAAACCAACACATGACGCTGGAACAGCCCAGGGATTTTGTCCAG GACAACATAATAAGGGTGCACGAGTTAAGTGAGCAGCTGCAGAAACCAGAGGTCACTGTGTTAAGGATGGAAGAGGCAGCAGAGCGACCAGTACACAACTACAGCATCCAGACCTTCAACTCAAACCGACTCAACAAAGAGCAACTTCAGAGAGAGATGGCAAAG ATGCCGGGGCGGCGGTTCACCTACAGTCAGCTCTACCACAGTGCAACAGCCGAGCCAGGAGACGCGACCCCTAAACCTGATCCCAGGTCCACCGCTCCCACCAGGATCTGGTTCTCAACCATGAGAAGTGACGAGTCCAAACTGCACTGTAACCACCCAGACGAAGCCCGTGTGGAAGAGTTAAGGAAG CCGTGGAGAGAGAACATCCTACACGCCAACATCTTAAATCCCACTCTTACCCGGGACAGATGGGCCTGGGACCAGCGCTCCCAGGACTTTGAGCTCTACAGCAAAGCCCCTCCTTTCTTCAGCACACCTCCTGTCACCATCCACCAGGCTG GGAACTCTCTGCATCAGGAGCAGACGGAGGCAGCCAGTGCTCAGTACAAGCGCTGGCTGAACAAACTCCTACCTAGCAACAGCAACAACGACCTGGTCGGCAACGGGCTGGTCCCCGAGTTCAAGTGTCACATGGGTGGAACAGAGAAGTTTCAGAGTATTCTGAAAGATAAGCCCATGAAGTATTCACTGAGGAAACCTGGCCTGCTGCTGAGg ccTATACCTCAGCTGTCTGTGATAAACTCTGGGGACGACAGAGCAGAGGTAAAGGAGGCTGTGGCTCTGGCTCCAGGCCCCTGTTTGGACTGCAGCCTGAGCAGCAAAAATATCATCCCCAGACACAGCTGTCGGTAA